Proteins found in one Takifugu rubripes chromosome 17, fTakRub1.2, whole genome shotgun sequence genomic segment:
- the LOC105417636 gene encoding uncharacterized protein, with protein MEDFDTFVQRCVSCLSKKNDTKKPPSTTSVIRFYGQPILPPLLTEAQRAEMQQHREEAQAAAVHRRTKASAQLASVQATRQREQLCRAPTLEGLRHESETDETSLLSHDSGGGSVLGDGPFTGTNEHLLFSSPPEDKGNDESRLSAAECERHLFSPARGRDEDHNFDRHGGSSDNPDFSEALSTNHSPAADLHTGQEPTENKSEHNVDLGEGQRSLRPFSELLQEGEVKNDGLLLPATESLLVPESKEHYGASVPPLEVTTHSALCATPQPEYQEKCLIDQQVSHPDCCHGHQPAVCDHLENTTSVSRGSEGKERHAFVSSEGADDVGSLFQHSPSDTIAKTPNIICYPPLDGGELERSGLESWFGYGFVISKGISHSLVMPDPLADGKCDPHLYSAESKGDPPLASVINHNKDPNPESLQSLTTPQSPTVQRAPAVTQADKAKPHCINLQALLKRSQEYRQHQKMLRNKGKNREVQVKTRDLARARADQQSLSKGGRPETTDEGKPKEKKSTFIPGAETKESWEKHKTTETRFLCNLTRSENTQAREDGHAQGIGENPEETTVKNDAASISQEVAMTPKHTSPSPQQHPKGARKYHMTRAATFSHGPDYRKSGSTKGSRQLGESRLGNKEQQVNKVPLDHRDGSAPALRAVDPVTVSVLPKHPATSSPHIDLIETSLCGLKAQILDLESTLKENLEDRSPDDSDVNLELGYIKGTQRARVLQSDCAPGQDGLSHGVTDSDPKCLRRQLLKEMMDAEENPGPEASDGEEDPPVIGRKGPQLVSSDKEGLIKTLDTEEAMQSRAHEEEPLTGKGGPHEAQQDRIAEVSQNVSSETEVSAPLSVLCHTGDHPEEDEATVGCHGGQPEGHPSLELRFTPETGEEFQGRGPALALSPGGPTWISVGPGCQKSGQVLGKQSAAHWPHGDASRDGREQQAAVHGAGAQSLLEEHGEQQEERLQPGFTPPQRFRPLLLAAAKGFLTRRLLKTQRVKKLVDATRDMQQLLNTLQQPNSLRKEIVTLKALLHLNAARSEISDIFFDMSTGARMQIISQDRELIHNRELRRKSVEPGGPRKRSCLSAATQKSLEEKRERLMAAIKSKAASQGQLKANCVRL; from the exons CTCTGCAGGGCTCCGACACTGGAGGGGCTACGACACGAGTCGGAGACTGATGAAACGTCTCTGCTGTCTCATGATAGCGGTGGTGGATCTGTGCTAGGGGACGGTCCTTTCACAGGAACAAACGAACATCTTTTGTTCTCATCACCACCTGAAGACAAAGGAAATGATGAAAGCCGCCTCAGCGCCGCAGAGTGTGAACGTCACCTTTTTTCTCCCGCGCGTGGCCGTGACGAGGATCATAACTTTGACAGACACGGCGGCTCTTCAGACAATCCAGATTTTTCAGAGGCGTTGAGCACGAATCACTCTCCTGCTGCGGATCTGCATACCGGGCAAGAGCCCACggaaaataaatcagaacaTAATGTAGATTTGGGTGAAGGACAGCGATCATTGAGGCCTTTCTCTGAGCTTCTCCAGGAGGGAGAAGTGAAGAATGATGGactcctccttcctgccacTGAAAGTCTTTTGGTGCCTGAAAGTAAAGAGCATTATGGCGCCTCGGTTCCTCCTTTGGAGGTGACTACTCACAGTGCCCTTTGTGCTACACCGCAGCCAGAATACCAGGAAAAATGCCTTATTGACCAACAAGTGTCACATCCAGACTGCTGTCATGGACATCAGCCAGCCGTCTGTGACCATCTTGAAAACACCACCAGTGTCTCCAGAGGGAGTGAAGGAAAAGAGCGACACGCGTTCGTCTCCTCCGAGGGTGCCGATGACGTGGGCAGCCTTTTCCAGCACAGCCCTTCCGACACGATTGCCAAGACGCCGAATATTATCTGCTATCCTCCATTAGATGGAGGCGAATTGGAGCGCAGCGGGCTGGAATCATGGTTTGGCTACGGTTTCGTAATATCGAAGGGTATTTCGCACTCTTTAGTCATGCCTGATCCTCTCGCTGACGGGAAATGTGACCCTCACCTCTACAGCGCAGAGAGTAAAGGTGACCCCCCTCTTGCTTCGGTAATCAACCACAACAAAGATCCCAATCCAGAGTCATTGCAGTCGTTAACGACTCCTCAGTCGCCCACCGTTCAACGCGCTCCAGCCGTTACACAGGCGGACAAAGCGAAGCCTCACTGTATAAATCTCCAGGCCCTCCTGAAGAGATCTCAGGAGTACCGGCAGCACCAGAAGATGCTGAGGAACAAAGGGAAGAACCGCGAAGTCCAGGTGAAGACCCGAGACCTGGCGCGGGCAAGGGCGGATCAGCAGAGTCTTTCAAAGGGGGGGCGCCCTGAAACAACAGATGAGGGGAAgcctaaagaaaagaaaagcacttTTATTCCAGGGGCGGAAACCAAAGAATCCTGGGAGAAACACAAGACGACCGAGACTCGGTTCCTCTGTAATCTGACAAGATCTGAAAATACGCAGGCGCGAGAGGATGGACACGCTCAGGGAATCGGTGAAAATCCGGAGGAAACGACCGTCAAAAATGACGCGGCGAGCATTTCGCAAGAGGTCGCCATGACGCCTAAACACaccagcccctccccccaacaGCATCCTAAAGGAGCCAGGAAATATCACATGACCAGAGCTGCCACGTTCTCTCATGGTCCTGATTACAGGAAAAGCGGGAGCACCAAAGGCAGCAGGCAGCTCGGAGAGTCGAGGCTCGGGAACAAAGAGCAGCAGGTTAATAAAGTGCCCCTTGACCATCGAGATGGAAGCGCGCCGGCTTTACGCGCCGTGGATCCCGTGACTGTCAGCGTTTTACCGAAGCATCCAGCCACAAGCTCGCCGCACATTGATCTGATTGAGACCAGCCTGTGTGGCTTGAAAGCACAGATTTTGGACTTGGAGTCCACGTTGAAAGAGAACCTGGAGGATCGCAGCCCCGATGATTCTGATGTGAATTTAGAGTTGGGATATATAAAAGGTACTCAACGTGCGCGGGTTCTTCAAAGTGATTGTGCCCCCGGGCAGGACGGACTGAGCCACGGTGTTACTGATTCAGATCCAAAATGCCTCAGACGACAACTCCTGAAGGAAATGATGGATGCAGAAGAGAATCCAGGCCCCGAGGCGAGCGACGGGGAGGAGGATCCACCGGTGATCGGGAGGAAAGGACCCCAGCTCGTTAGTTCAGACAAAGAGGGGCTAATCAAAACCTTAGATACTGAAGAAGCAATGCAAAGCCGGGCACATGAAGAGGAGCCTCTCACAGGAAAAGGAGGCCCCCACGAAGCCCAGCAGGACCGGATCGCTGAGGTTTCCCAAAACGTTTCCTCTGAAACAGAAGTTTCAGCTCCGCTTTCAGTCCTTTGCCACACTGGCGATCACCCGGAGGAGGATGAGGCAACTGTAGGATGTCACGGGGGCCAACCTGAAGGTCATCCGAGCCTGGAGCTTCGCTTCACCCCAGAGACGGGGGAAGAATTTCAAGGCAGGGGCCCTGCTCTCGCACTGTCCCCTGGTGGTCCAACCTGGATCTCCGTGGGGCCGGGGTGTcagaaaagtggccaggtcttAGGAAAACAAT CCGCAGCTCATTGGCCACACGGTGATGCCAGCAGAGATGGAAGGGAGCAGCAGGCAGCGGTCCACGGCGCCGGAGCCCAGTCCCTGCTAGAGGAGCACGGCGAGCAACAGGAGGAGCGGCTGCAG CCTGGCTTCACGCCGCCGCAGCGCTtccgccccctgctgttggCGGCGGCGAAGGGCTTCCTGACGCGCCGGCTTCTCAAGACCCAGAGGGTGAAGAAGCTGGTGGACGCTACCAGG GACATGCAGCAGCTCTTGAATACGCTCCAGCAGCCAAACTCTTTACGGAAGGAAATAGTCACTCTCAAG GCTCTGCTTCACCTGAATGCTGCACGTTCCGAGATCAGTGACATTTTCTTCGACATGTCAACCGGAGCGAGGATGCAGATAATCTCCCAGGACAGAGAGTTGATCCACAACAGAGAGCTCAGAAGAAAG AGCGTGGAACCTGGCGGACCCAGAAAAAGGAGTTGTCTCTCAGCTGCAACCCAGAAAtccctggaggagaagagagagcgTCT GATGGCAGCCATTAAATCAAAGGCTGCCTCCCAAGGACAGCTCAAAGCCAATTGTGTCAGGTTGTAA
- the sirt7 gene encoding NAD-dependent protein deacetylase sirtuin-7 — translation MADDLSRVSLRAERKALQKAKILQRESDRNIVRLVRSALKKPETERTEAEAAVLLLHRETVDELCKRQIRTDELKRKQEEVFDDAEELKSKVRELAVAVKQASHLVVYTGAGISTAASIPDYRGPNGVWTQLQKGRRVCSSDLSKAEPTLTHMCIRMLHKEKLVKHVVSQNCDGLHLRSGLPRQALSELHGNMFIEVCTSCAPIREYVRLFDVTERTSLHRHGTGRTCSICGGELRDTIVHFGERGTLEKPLNWKGAAEAAGMADVILCLGSSLKVLRKYACLWSMNRPASKRPKLYIVNLQWTPKDDLAVLKIHGRCDDVMSLLMEELNLQIPAYDRAKDPIFSLATPLQPEEEDSSTREVIAPLHQQDCSSVSGQQSPIVHGGWFGRGYGKGRKKKKAS, via the exons ATGGCGGACGATTTGTCCCGCGTTTCTTTGCGGGCGGAAAGAAAAGCTCTACAAAAAGCTAAAATACTCCAACGAGAAAGCGACAGGAATATAGTGCGACTG GTTAGATCGGCTCTGAAGAAACCGGAGACCGAACGGACGGAGGCGGAGGCGGCTGTCCTGTTGCTACACAGAGAAACTGTAGATGAACTCTGTAAAAGACAAATTCGGACAGATGAACTcaagaggaagcaggaggag GTGTTTGACGATGCTGAGGAATTGAAAAGTAAAGTGAGGGAACTGGCCGTGGCGGTCAAACAGGCCAGTCATCTGGTGGTTTACACTGGAGCGGGTATCAGTACG GCCGCCTCCATCCCAGACTACAGGGGCCCTAACGGCGTGTGGACGCAGTTACAAAAGGGACGAAGAGTCTG TTCATCTGATCTGAGTAAAGCCGAGCCCACGCTCACGCACATGTGCATCAGAATGCTGCACAAAGAAAAGCTG GTGAAGCATGTTGTTTCACAAAACTGCGATGGACTCCATTTACGTAGTGGTCTACCCAGACAAGCGCTATCTGAGCTCCATGGAAACATGTTTATAGAG GTGTGTACCTCCTGTGCTCCTATCAGAGAATACGTGCGGCTGTTTGACGTGACGGAGCGAACGTCACTGCACCGCCACGGGACAGGGCGCACGTGCAGCATCTGTGGCGGCGAACTCAGGGACACCATAGTGCACTTTGGGGAGCGTGGGACCCTGGAAAAACCTCTCAACTGGAAGggagctgctgaggctgctggaaTGGCAGATGTTATCCTCTGCCTGGGCTCCAGTCTAAAG GTGCTAAGGAAGTACGCTTGTCTGTGGTCCATGAACAGACCAGCAAGCAAAAGACCCAAACTGTACATCGTCAACCTGCAG TGGACGCCAAAAGATGATCTGGCCGTACTGAAGATCCACGGCAGGTGTGATGACGTCATGAGCCTTCTCATGGAGGAGCTGAACCTTCAGATTCCTGCATACGACAG AGCAAAGGACCCCATCTTCAGTCTCGCCACACccctgcagccagaggaggaggacagcagcacCCGTGAGGTCATCGCgcctctccatcagcaggactGCTCGTCTGTTTCCGGGCAGCAGTCGCCAATCGTGCACGGCGGCTGGTTTGGGCGAGGCTATGgcaaaggcaggaagaagaaaaaagcatcGTAG
- the pcyt2 gene encoding ethanolamine-phosphate cytidylyltransferase: MIKNGHFSEQRDEAGGSGKPAASGCNPEKRKRIVRLWCDGCYDMVHYGHSNQLRQAKAMGDHLIVGVHTDAEISKHKGPPVFTQEERYKMVRAIKWVDEIVEGAPYVTTLETLDKYNCDFCVHGDDITLTVDGKDTYEEVKREGRYRECKRTQGVSTTDLVGRMLLMTKAHHSNLDNSNYQQHTDDFGKGPGTHSPWTGVSQFLQTSQKIIQFASGAEPQPGDTIIYVAGAFDLFHIGHVDFLEMVYKQAERPYVIVGLHFDQEVNRYKGKNYPIMNIHERTLSVLACRYVSEVVIGAPYAVGKDLLDHFKVDLVCHGKTEVFPDKDGVDPYSEPRLRGIFRTIDSGNSLTTDDIVQRIIANRLQFEARNQNKEAKERAVIEAMKKREQQDLPEDASQSAQ; this comes from the exons ATGATCAAAAACGGCCATTTTTCCGAGCAGCGTGATGAAGCCGGTGGAAGTGGAAAGCCGGCTGCTTCAGGGTGTAACCCGGAGAAAAGGAAGCGGATCGTCCGTTTATGGTGCGATGGCTG TTACGACATGGTGCACTACGGCCACTCCAACCAGCTGCGGCAGGCCAAAGCCATGGGAGACCACCTCATAGTTGGAGTCCATACAGACG CTGAGATTTCCAAACATAAAGGACCGCCGGTCTTCACTCAGGAAGAGCGTTACAAAATGGTGCGTGCCATCAAGTGGGTGGACGAGATAGTGGAAGGAGCGCCTTACGTCACCACCCTGGAGACCCTGGACAAGTACAACTGTGACTTCTGTGTGCATGGAG ATGACATCACCCTGACGGTAGACGGGAAAGACACTTACGAAGAGGTGAAGCGCGAAGGCCGTTACCGCGAATGCAAGCGCACGCAGGGCGTCTCTACCACGGACCTGGTGGGACGGATGCTTCTCATGACCAAGGCGCATCACAGCAACTTG gacaactCGAATTACCAGCAGCACACAGACGACTTCGGGAAA GGTCCTGGGACGCACAGTCCGTGGACGGGGGTGTCTCAGTTCCTCCAGACATCCCAGAAGATCATCCAGTTTGCTTCGGGGGCGGAGCCGCAGCCTGGGGACACCATCATCTATGTGGCTGGAGCGTTTGACCTCTTCC ACATCGGCCATGTTGACTTCCTGGAAATGGTGTATAAGCAGGCGGAGAGGCCCTACGTCATCGTAGGTCTGCACTTTGACCAG GAAGTGAATCGGTACAAGGGGAAGAACTATCCCATCATGAACATCCACGAGAGGACGCTGAGTGTCTTGGCCTGTCGG TACGTCTCAGAGGTGGTGATCGGTGCGCCGTACGCAGTCGGCAAAGACCTGCTGGATCATTTTAAG GTGGACCTGGTGTGTCATGGCAAGACGGAAGTGTTCCCGGACAAGGACGGAGTCGATCCTTATTCT gagcCGAGGCTGAGGGGGATATTCAGGACCATCGATAGCGGGAACAGTCTCACTACTGATGACATCGTCCAGCGAATCATCGCAAACAG ACTGCAGTTTGAGGCCAGGAACCAAAATAAAGAAGCCAAGGAGAGGGCGGTGATCGAGGCAATGAAgaagagagagcagcaggaccTGCCTGAAGATGCATCCCAGAGTGCCCAATAA
- the gnav1 gene encoding guanine nucleotide binding protein (G protein) alpha v1, translating into MGLCLGTELTEEKKARIRSAKIDRDLYEFAKMEMNVVKILLLGAAESGKSTLVKQMKIIHSNGFTKQELITFKPAVLDNLLTSMKFVLHGMGVLRINLANSRNKVHAHSVLSCGRCFDEDQVLLPFLSHAFSCLWSDEGVRSAVARGYEYELNDSALYFFENMIRITSPEYVPTEMDVLRVRLRTTGVIETQFKVKHLVFRMYDVGGQRTERRKWIGCFEDVRAVLFVVSLSGYDMTLVEDPSMNRIQESMNLFSAICNNVFFRSTSMILFMNKLDLFQDKVLHSGRHLRLYLPQFKGADCDVDSAAHFMASTFVSLNATPSKLIYHHFTTATDTSNIQVVFQVVMDTIIKENLEAVSLL; encoded by the exons ATGGGACTGTGCCTCGGTACCGAACTCACGGAAGAAAAGAAGGCGAGGATACGCAGCGCCAAGATCGACCGAGACCTGTACGAGTTTGCCAAAATGGAGATGAACGTGGTTAAAATACTGCTACTAG GTGCAGCAGAGAGCGGCAAAAGTACTTTGGTCAAGCAGATGAAGATCATCCACAGTAACGGATTCACCAAACAGGAGCTCATCACTTTCAAG CCGGCTGTGCTGGATAACCTGCTGACCTCCATGAAGTTTGTCCTGCATGGCATGGGAGTGCTCCGGATCAACCTGGCCAACAGCAGGAACAAG gtccatgCCCATTCTGTCCTCTCATGTGGGCGGTGCTTTGATGAAGATCAGGTGCTGCTTCCTTTCCTTAGCCACGCCTTTTCCTGCCTGTGGTCCGACGAGGGGGTGAGGTCTGCGGTGGCTCGGGGATATGAGTATGAGCTCAACGACTCTGCGCTGTA TTTCTTCGAGAACATGATCCGCATCACTTCCCCGGAGTATGTGCCTACAGAGATGGACGTCCTTCGAGTACGGCTGAGGACGACTGGTGTGATCGAGACCCAGTTCAAAGTCAAGCACCTTGTTTTCAG GATGTACGACGTCGGAGGACAGAGGACCGAGCGGAGAAAGTGGATCGGCTGCTTTGAGGACGTCCGGGCGGTGCTGTTCGTGGTGTCGCTCAGCGGTTACGACATGACCCTGGTGGAAGACCCTTCCATG AATCGTATCCAGGAGAGCATGAATCTCTTCTCTGCCATCTGCAACAACGTTTTCTTCCGCAGCACGTCGATG attttatTCATGAACAAGTTAGACCTCTTTCAGGACAAGGTCTTACACTCTGGGCGACACCTGCGGTTGTACCTGCCACAGTTTAAAG GTGCAGACTGCGACGTGGACTCCGCGGCCCACTTCATGGCCTCCACCTTCGTCTCGCTCAACGCCACCCCCAGTAAACTCATCTACCACCACTTCACCACAGCCACGGACACCTCCAACATCCAGGTGGTGTTCCAGGTGGTGATGGACACCATAATCAAAGAGAACTTGGAGGCCGTGTCGCTGCTGTAG
- the npb gene encoding neuropeptide B, with protein sequence MERSVKFAVVCVAMSLLISCDQVEAWYKQSTGPSYYSVGRASGLLSGIRRSPYVRRSESEEAVLDSEDAPGNNVIPDSRQISILKSMAICVKDISPNLKSCELLRDGTGTFQCKADVFLTLDSLDCLSA encoded by the exons ATGGAGAGGTCAGTCAAGTTTGCCGTGGTGTGCGTCGCCATGTCTCTGCTCATCTCCTGCGATCAAGTCGAAGCCTGGTACAAGCAGTCCACCGGGCCCAGCTATTACTCAGTGGGTCGCGCCTCTGGCTTGCTGTCCGGAATCAGGAGGTCGCCGTACGTCCGGAGGTCTGAGTCCGAAGAGGCAGTGCTGGACAGCGAGGACGCACCGGGTAACAACGTGATTCCGGACAGCAGGCAGATATCCATCCTCAAAAGCATG GCCATCTGCGTAAAGGACATCTCCCCCAACCTGAAGAGCTGCGAGCTGCTGCGGGACGGGACGGGCACCTTCCAGTGCAAGGCGGACGTCTTCCTCACCCTGGACTCTCTGGACTGTCTGTCCGCATGA
- the sgsh gene encoding N-sulphoglucosamine sulphohydrolase — MFFPLSFVIFSSCIWESDTRNVLLIIADDAGFETEVYNNSVVHTPHLRALAQRSLVFNNAFTSVSSCSPSRSAILTGLPQHQNGMYGLHQGVHNFNSFEGVQSLPLLLSKANVHTGIIGKKHVGPGSVYPFDFAYTEENGSVLQVGRNITRIKLLVRKFFQAHKEDKVNSQEEERPFFLYVAFHDTHRCGHSQPQYGAFCEKFGNGEKGMGRIPDWKPVYYTPDQVKVPPFAPDTPVTRADLAAQYTTVSRLDQGIGLVLQELREAGYENDTLVIYSSDNGIPFPNGRTNLYHSGTAEPMMVSSPEHRKRWGETSQAYVTLLDITPTILDWFSVPYPSYSLPGNPRTPVHLTGRSLLTVLSAEPRNWDTVYASQSLHEVTMYYPTRSVHQGVYHLLHNLHYRMPFPIDQDLYVSPTFQDLLNRTRRQEPTHWFKSLEQYYYRERWELYDSRTDPLETVNLASDPSYSTVLENLRQSLQKWQWETGDPWVCGPDYVLEDKLEPRCRPLYNGL; from the exons CTGATGATGCAGGTTTTGAGACAGAGGTGTATAATAACTCTGTGGTTCATACTCCCCACCTGCGCGCTCTGGCTCAGCGTAGTTTGGTGTTCAACAACGCATTCACAtctgtcagcagctgctccccCAGCCGCTCCGCCATCCTGACCGGGCTGCCGCAG CACCAGAATGGCATGTACGGCCTTCATCAGGGTGTTCACAACTTCAACTCATTTGAAGGAGTGCAAAGTCTGCCGTTGCTCCTGAGCAAAGCTAATGTACACACAG GCATCATTGGGAAGAAGCACGTGGGTCCCGGCTCTGTGTATCCTTTTGATTTTGCATACACAGAGGAGAATGGCTCGGTCCTCCAGGTGGGACGGAACATCACCCGCATCAAACTCCTGGTCCGCAAATTCTTCCAAGCTCATAAAGAGGATAAAGTCAATTCACAAGAAGAGGAGAGGCCTTTCTTTCTCTACGTAGCCTTTCATGACACCCATCGATGTGGACACTCGCAGCCCCAGTATGGAGCATTCTGTGAGAAGTTTGGAAATGGTGAAAAGGGTATGGGAAGAATACCTGACTGGAAACCAGTGTATTACACTCCAGACCAAGTAAAG GTTCCTCCATTCGCACCAGACACACCTGTAACACGGGCTGACTTGGCGGCGCAGTACACCACGGTCAGCAGGCTGGATCAGG GTATCGGCTTGGTTCTTCAGGAGCTCCGGGAGGCCGGTTATGAGAACGACACTCTGGTCATCTACAGCTCAGACAATGGAATCCCCTTCCCAAATGGCAGAACCAACCTGTACCACTCTGGGACGGCAGAGCCGATGATGGTGTCGTCTCCAGAGCACAGGAAACGATGGGGAGAAACCAGCCAGGCCTATGTAACTCTTCTCG aCATCACTCCAACCATTCTGGACTGGTTCTCTGTTCCTTACCCATCCTACAGCCTCCCGGGGAACCCCCGCACTCCTGTTCACCTCACCGGTCGCTCCTTGTTGACTGTTTTGTCAGCTGAGCCCAGAAACTGGGACACCGTGTACGCCAGCCAGTCCCTGCATGAG GTAACCATGTACTACCCGACCCGCTCCGTCCACCAGGGGGTGTACCACCTGCTCCATAACCTGCACTACCGCATGCCCTTCCCCATTGACCAGGACCTGTACGTGTCCCCCAccttccaggacctgctgaACCGCACCAGGCGACAGGAGCCCACGCACTGGTTCAAGAGTCTGGAGCAGTATTACTACAGAGAGCGCTGGGAGCTGTACGACTCCAG GACCGACCCGCTGGAGACGGTGAACCTGGCGTCAGACCCGTCCTACAGCACGGTGCTGGAGAACCTGAGGCAGAGTCTGCAGAAGTGGCAATGGGAGACCGGGGACCCCTGGGTCTGTGGGCCAGACTATGTCCTGGAGGATAAACTGGAGCCACGCTGCAGACCCCTCTATAATGGACTCTAA